A genomic region of Luteibacter aegosomatissinici contains the following coding sequences:
- the scpB gene encoding SMC-Scp complex subunit ScpB — translation MQPEQLKPIVEAALLASTQPMTIVQLKAIFGEDEDIGPDELKAALDALAADSEGRGVELVEVASGWRYQVKRDVHPWVSRMWAEKPSRYSRALLETLALIAYRQPITRPEIEQIRGVVVSSNIIKTMEEREWIRVVGYRDVPGRPALFGTTRTFLDYFNLKSLDNLPPLSEIRDLEELNPQLRLEGDADGVPARAALPDPGIEGDDGDEAANEPPAGDDDIAAASHTADEAENPDGAAEEDEGAGQNPEESRA, via the coding sequence ATGCAACCCGAACAACTCAAACCCATCGTGGAAGCGGCGCTGCTGGCGTCGACCCAGCCGATGACGATCGTGCAGCTCAAGGCGATCTTCGGCGAGGACGAGGACATCGGCCCGGACGAACTCAAGGCCGCCCTGGATGCCCTGGCCGCCGATAGTGAGGGCCGTGGCGTGGAGCTGGTGGAGGTCGCCTCCGGCTGGCGCTACCAGGTCAAGCGCGATGTGCACCCCTGGGTCTCGCGCATGTGGGCGGAAAAGCCCAGCCGCTACTCCCGTGCCCTGCTCGAAACGCTGGCGCTCATCGCGTACCGCCAGCCCATCACCCGCCCCGAGATTGAACAGATTCGCGGCGTGGTGGTCTCCTCCAACATCATCAAGACGATGGAGGAACGCGAATGGATCCGCGTGGTGGGTTATCGCGATGTCCCGGGCCGCCCGGCCCTGTTCGGCACCACCCGCACGTTCCTGGATTACTTCAACCTCAAGTCGCTGGATAACCTCCCTCCGCTCTCGGAGATCCGCGACCTTGAAGAGCTCAACCCGCAGCTACGCCTCGAAGGCGATGCGGATGGCGTACCGGCCCGAGCCGCCCTGCCCGATCCGGGCATCGAGGGCGATGACGGCGACGAGGCCGCCAACGAACCGCCCGCCGGCGATGACGACATCGCCGCGGCTTCCCACACTGCCGATGAGGCAGAGAACCCCGACGGTGCCGCCGAAGAAGACGAAGGCGCCGGGCAGAACCCCGAGGAGTCACGCGCATGA
- a CDS encoding segregation and condensation protein A — MPLALVRGQPVLQMPQDLYIPPDALEVILESFEGPLDLLLYLIRRQNLDILDIPVAEITRQYMDYIEMMREVMRLELAAEYLLMAAILAEIKSRLLLPRPPAEEGLEEDPRAELVRRLQEYERFKKAAQDIEDLPRLERDTTVVHAFVGEHNVVRVPPPLDLKELLLALKDVLKRADLFTHHAIQREPLSVRQRMGDLLNTLGTGGFQRFETLFDISEGRLGVVVTFLAMLELAKEMLVEIVQEEALGPIYLKTKVQTEAAREEALA, encoded by the coding sequence ATGCCCCTCGCGCTCGTGCGCGGGCAGCCCGTGCTGCAAATGCCCCAGGACCTGTACATCCCGCCGGATGCGCTCGAGGTCATCCTCGAATCGTTTGAAGGCCCGCTCGACCTGCTGCTGTACCTCATCCGCAGGCAAAACCTGGACATCCTCGATATCCCTGTCGCCGAAATCACCCGGCAGTACATGGATTACATCGAGATGATGCGCGAAGTGATGCGGCTGGAGCTGGCCGCGGAATACCTCCTGATGGCCGCCATCCTGGCGGAGATCAAATCCCGGCTGTTGCTGCCCCGGCCCCCGGCCGAGGAAGGCCTGGAAGAAGATCCGCGAGCGGAACTGGTCCGCCGCCTGCAGGAATACGAACGTTTCAAGAAAGCTGCACAGGATATTGAAGACCTGCCGCGGCTGGAACGCGACACGACCGTGGTGCATGCCTTTGTCGGCGAACACAACGTGGTGCGCGTGCCGCCCCCGCTCGATCTGAAGGAGTTGCTGCTCGCGCTCAAGGATGTGCTCAAGCGTGCCGATCTGTTTACGCACCATGCGATCCAGCGCGAACCCCTGAGTGTTCGCCAGCGCATGGGCGACCTGCTCAACACGTTGGGTACGGGCGGGTTCCAACGCTTTGAAACGCTGTTCGATATCAGCGAAGGCCGGCTCGGTGTGGTGGTCACGTTCCTGGCCATGCTCGAGCTCGCGAAGGAAATGCTCGTCGAGATCGTCCAGGAAGAAGCCCTGGGGCCGATCTACCTGAAGACGAAGGTACAGACGGAGGCCGCGCGCGAAGAAGCGCTCGCCTGA
- the dinB gene encoding DNA polymerase IV → MPLDPRAIIHVDMDAFYASVEELDDPSLVGKPVIVGGLGRRGVVSTANYEARKYGVRSAMPSAEAHRRCPQGIFIHPRHDRYAEISAIVFAVFAEVTPMIEGLSLDEAFLDVTASLRLFSSIEAIGLKVKETIRERTGLNASVGMAHNKLLAKLGSELSKPNGFLHIRPDEVRGYLDPLPIGRMWTVGKVAEEALHKVGIRTIGDLLRADAWRLNKAVGERHAASLRLLCLGEDNRPVVTDAPEVSIGSEWTFDVDVDDLAIAEAWLLRQCERVGARARGRDVKARTVSVKLREPPFVTHSRQAQLPVPGNATPDIYAVARRLLNVWWHQHPRPRLRLLGVTLSGFDARHGDEQQDMFAAPSGEIRSDGVQDRINERFGAGALVRAGVLKTRGRE, encoded by the coding sequence ATGCCCCTCGACCCGCGCGCCATCATCCATGTCGACATGGACGCTTTCTACGCGTCCGTGGAGGAGCTGGATGATCCCTCGCTGGTGGGCAAACCCGTGATCGTGGGCGGCCTGGGCCGCCGCGGGGTCGTGTCCACGGCCAATTATGAGGCCCGCAAATACGGTGTGCGCTCGGCCATGCCCTCCGCGGAGGCCCACCGGCGCTGCCCGCAGGGCATCTTCATCCACCCCCGCCACGATCGCTATGCCGAGATCTCGGCCATCGTCTTTGCCGTATTTGCCGAAGTGACGCCGATGATCGAAGGCCTTTCCCTTGATGAGGCCTTCCTCGACGTGACTGCAAGCCTGCGGCTTTTCTCATCCATCGAGGCGATAGGTCTCAAGGTGAAAGAGACGATCCGCGAGCGCACCGGCCTGAATGCCTCCGTCGGCATGGCCCACAACAAACTGCTGGCCAAGCTGGGCAGTGAGCTCTCCAAGCCCAACGGCTTCCTGCATATCCGCCCGGACGAGGTGCGGGGCTACCTGGACCCCTTACCGATCGGCCGCATGTGGACCGTAGGCAAGGTGGCCGAAGAAGCCCTGCACAAGGTCGGCATCCGTACCATCGGTGACCTGTTGCGGGCCGATGCGTGGCGCCTGAACAAGGCGGTGGGCGAGCGGCACGCCGCGTCCCTGCGCTTGTTGTGCCTGGGCGAAGACAACCGGCCGGTCGTAACGGATGCCCCCGAGGTCTCGATCGGCTCCGAATGGACATTCGACGTGGATGTCGATGACCTGGCCATTGCCGAGGCATGGCTGCTGCGCCAGTGCGAGCGGGTGGGCGCCCGGGCACGCGGCCGGGACGTGAAGGCACGGACGGTGTCGGTCAAATTACGTGAGCCGCCCTTCGTGACCCATAGCCGGCAGGCCCAGCTGCCCGTTCCCGGCAACGCCACGCCGGATATCTACGCGGTGGCACGACGCTTGCTAAACGTCTGGTGGCACCAGCATCCGCGGCCTCGTTTGCGCCTGCTTGGGGTCACGCTTTCGGGGTTCGATGCCCGGCACGGCGATGAACAACAGGACATGTTCGCCGCACCTTCCGGGGAAATACGCTCCGATGGCGTGCAGGACCGCATTAATGAGCGCTTCGGAGCCGGGGCGCTGGTGAGGGCGGGCGTGCTTAAGACGCGTGGGCGGGAATGA
- a CDS encoding PilZ domain-containing protein, with the protein MPTVIVNRRQAGWVEQLMADKEGPNVRYRHARMKVQTAVLMSRGGEAHPTDLVDISATGALLRRPSGWRGEPGQTWILDMVFGHDLHINVEARVVRVGSRQIGMEYSLIPEEKQAPLWELLGGYADTLEAWTDE; encoded by the coding sequence ATGCCGACCGTGATCGTTAACCGCCGGCAGGCAGGATGGGTAGAACAGCTGATGGCTGACAAGGAAGGCCCGAACGTGCGATATCGCCACGCAAGGATGAAGGTGCAGACCGCGGTGCTGATGAGCCGCGGCGGTGAGGCTCACCCTACTGATCTGGTGGATATTTCCGCGACCGGCGCCTTGCTGCGCCGCCCGTCGGGCTGGCGCGGTGAACCGGGCCAGACCTGGATCCTGGATATGGTGTTTGGCCACGATCTCCACATCAACGTGGAGGCGCGCGTGGTGCGCGTCGGCAGCCGCCAGATCGGGATGGAGTATTCGCTGATCCCGGAAGAGAAGCAGGCCCCGCTGTGGGAGCTGCTGGGTGGCTACGCGGATACGCTGGAAGCCTGGACCGACGAATAA
- a CDS encoding AMP-binding protein, which produces MSNERPWLDHYPAGVPADIDVNAYRSVAAVFEESFQKFRDRPAYKNFGKVLTYGQIDQLSAAFAGFLSGELGLKKGDRVAIMLPNLLQYPAVLFGALRLGLTVVNTNPLYTTRELHHQLEDSGAKALVVLDNFAHTVQEALPGTRVEHVVTTAVGDLIGFPKGSIINFVVKHVRKEVPAYTLPKETRFNDAIARGKAHALPKVDVGHDDIAFLQYTGGTTGVAKGAMLTHRNMIANMLQADAWISGSAVAGEEIIVTALPLYHIFSLTANGLVFTRMGAMNLLITNPRDMKGFVKELAKEKFTAITGVNTLFNGLLNTPGFAELDFSRLHLSLGGGMAVQRPVAERWKKTTGVTLAEAYGLTETSPAACINPLDLKEYNGSIGLPIPSTYVQIWSDDGTPLPVGEVGELCIKGPQVMKGYWNRPDETAKVLDANGWLRTGDIAKMDANGYFYIVDRKKDMILVSGFNVYPNEIEDIVMSHPGVAEVAAVGIDDEHSGEVVKLFVVRKDPSLTEEALREFCREKLTGYKRPKQIEFRDALPKTNVGKILRRELRDEDRAKRKAAQA; this is translated from the coding sequence ATGAGCAACGAGCGCCCGTGGCTTGACCACTACCCGGCCGGCGTGCCCGCCGACATCGATGTCAACGCGTACCGCTCCGTTGCGGCGGTCTTCGAGGAATCGTTTCAGAAATTTCGTGACCGTCCCGCGTACAAGAACTTCGGGAAGGTACTGACCTACGGGCAGATCGACCAGCTCTCCGCCGCCTTCGCCGGCTTCCTGTCCGGCGAGCTCGGCCTGAAGAAAGGCGACCGCGTCGCCATCATGCTGCCCAACCTGCTGCAGTACCCCGCGGTCCTGTTCGGCGCCCTGCGCCTTGGCCTCACGGTGGTCAACACCAACCCGCTGTACACCACGCGTGAGCTGCACCACCAGTTGGAAGATTCCGGCGCCAAGGCGCTGGTCGTGCTGGATAACTTCGCACACACCGTGCAGGAGGCCCTGCCCGGCACGCGCGTGGAGCACGTGGTCACCACGGCCGTGGGCGATCTGATCGGCTTCCCCAAGGGCAGCATCATCAACTTCGTGGTCAAGCACGTCCGCAAGGAAGTGCCTGCCTACACGCTGCCGAAGGAAACCCGCTTCAACGACGCCATCGCGCGTGGCAAGGCGCACGCCCTTCCCAAGGTGGACGTGGGCCACGACGACATCGCGTTCCTGCAGTACACCGGCGGCACCACGGGCGTGGCCAAGGGCGCCATGCTCACCCACCGCAACATGATCGCGAACATGCTGCAGGCGGATGCCTGGATCAGCGGTTCGGCGGTCGCGGGCGAAGAGATCATCGTCACGGCGCTGCCGCTGTATCACATCTTCTCGCTTACCGCGAACGGGCTGGTGTTCACCCGCATGGGTGCCATGAACCTGCTCATCACGAACCCGCGCGACATGAAGGGCTTCGTGAAGGAACTGGCGAAGGAGAAGTTCACGGCCATCACCGGCGTCAACACGCTGTTCAACGGCCTGCTGAATACCCCGGGTTTCGCGGAGCTCGATTTCTCCCGCCTGCACCTGTCGCTGGGCGGCGGCATGGCCGTGCAGCGCCCGGTTGCCGAACGCTGGAAGAAGACCACCGGCGTGACCCTGGCTGAAGCGTACGGCCTCACCGAGACCTCGCCCGCCGCCTGCATCAATCCGCTGGACCTTAAGGAATACAACGGCTCCATCGGCCTGCCCATTCCGTCGACGTATGTGCAGATCTGGTCCGATGACGGCACGCCATTGCCCGTGGGCGAAGTGGGCGAACTGTGCATCAAGGGCCCGCAGGTGATGAAGGGCTACTGGAACCGCCCCGACGAGACCGCCAAGGTGCTCGATGCCAACGGCTGGCTGCGCACAGGCGACATCGCGAAGATGGATGCCAACGGCTACTTCTACATCGTGGACCGCAAGAAGGACATGATCCTCGTCTCGGGCTTCAACGTGTACCCGAACGAGATCGAAGACATCGTCATGAGCCACCCGGGCGTGGCCGAAGTGGCTGCGGTGGGCATCGATGATGAGCACTCGGGCGAAGTGGTGAAGCTGTTCGTGGTGCGCAAGGATCCGTCGCTCACCGAGGAAGCCCTGCGCGAGTTCTGCCGCGAGAAGCTCACCGGCTACAAGCGCCCCAAGCAGATCGAGTTCCGCGATGCGCTGCCTAAGACGAACGTAGGCAAGATCCTCCGCCGCGAATTGCGAGACGAGGACCGGGCCAAGCGCAAGGCTGCGCAGGCCTGA
- the acnA gene encoding aconitate hydratase AcnA: MKDSFSVADKIEVNGKSHKIASLAKLGQKFDLKRLPYSMKILLENLLRQEDGVNVTAREIEAVANWNAKAEPDTEISFMPARVVLQDFTGVPCVVDLAAMRDAVKKLGGNPDKINPLAPAELVIDHSVQVDAFGSESALEQNVEIEFERNQERYSFLRWGQKAFNNFKVVPPRTGIVHQVNLENLARVVFTNEVNGESFAYPDTVFGTDSHTTMINGIGVLGWGVGGIEAEAAMLGQPSSMLIPQVVGFRLKGKLSEGVTATDLVLTVTQMLRKLGVVGKFVEFFGPGLQNLPLADRATIANMAPEYGATCGIFPIDQEALNYLRLSGRDEEQIKLVETYAKAQNLWHDANTPEAEFTTVLDLDMADVKPSLAGPKRPQDRVLLEGVQQSFLDVVGPLTANRKTKNGDTSRFSNEGGGTAIGNEANGINEEGVLVHKDGQNFRINDGSVVIAAITSCTNTSNPAVMLAAGLVAKKAAARGLTSKPWVKPSLGPGSLVVTDYLKKTGLLEELEKVNFYVVGYGCTTCIGNSGPLPAEISKGIAEGDLAVASVLSGNRNFEGRVHPEVKMNYLASPPLVVAYALAGTLNIDLTKDAIGTGSDGQPVYLKDIWPSNQEISDLIAGAISPEMFKESYADVFKGDSRWNQIASPDGQTYAWDDSTYIKNPPYFDGMSAEAGTIEDIHGARAMGIFGDSITTDHISPAGSIKKDSPAGRFLISRGVEPKDFNSYGSRRGNDDVMVRGTFANIRIKNLMLDGVEGGYTKYIPTGEQMAIYDAAMKYKADGTPLVVLGGKEYGTGSSRDWAAKGTLLLGVKAVITESFERIHRSNLVGMGVLPCQFQDGENAQTLGLKGDEVFDITGLNGGESKTANVKATRPDGSVKEFTVKVLLLTPKEREFFRHGGILQYVLRQLAKAA, translated from the coding sequence ATGAAAGACTCGTTCTCAGTCGCAGACAAAATCGAAGTCAACGGCAAGAGCCACAAGATCGCCAGCCTGGCGAAGCTGGGTCAGAAGTTCGACCTGAAGCGCCTGCCCTACTCGATGAAGATCCTGCTGGAGAACCTGCTCCGCCAGGAAGACGGCGTGAACGTGACGGCCAGGGAAATCGAAGCCGTGGCGAACTGGAACGCCAAGGCCGAGCCGGACACCGAAATCTCCTTCATGCCCGCCCGCGTGGTCCTGCAGGATTTCACCGGCGTGCCCTGCGTGGTCGACCTGGCCGCCATGCGCGATGCCGTGAAGAAGCTCGGCGGCAACCCCGACAAGATCAACCCGCTGGCGCCGGCCGAACTGGTCATCGACCACTCGGTGCAGGTCGACGCGTTCGGTTCGGAAAGCGCGCTTGAGCAGAACGTCGAAATCGAGTTCGAGCGTAACCAGGAGCGTTACTCGTTCCTGCGCTGGGGCCAGAAGGCGTTCAACAACTTCAAGGTCGTGCCGCCGCGCACCGGCATCGTCCACCAGGTGAACCTGGAGAACCTCGCCCGCGTCGTGTTCACCAACGAAGTGAACGGTGAGTCGTTCGCCTACCCGGATACCGTGTTCGGTACCGATTCGCACACCACCATGATCAACGGCATCGGCGTGCTGGGCTGGGGCGTGGGCGGTATCGAAGCCGAAGCCGCCATGCTCGGCCAGCCGTCGTCCATGCTCATCCCGCAGGTCGTCGGCTTCCGCCTGAAGGGCAAGCTGTCGGAAGGCGTCACCGCCACCGACCTCGTGCTCACCGTTACCCAGATGCTGCGCAAGCTCGGCGTCGTCGGCAAGTTCGTCGAGTTCTTCGGCCCGGGCCTGCAAAACCTGCCGCTGGCCGATCGCGCCACCATCGCCAACATGGCCCCGGAATACGGCGCCACCTGCGGCATCTTCCCGATCGACCAGGAAGCGCTGAACTACCTGCGCCTGTCGGGTCGCGACGAAGAGCAGATCAAGCTCGTCGAGACCTACGCCAAGGCCCAGAACCTGTGGCACGACGCGAACACGCCGGAAGCCGAGTTCACCACCGTGCTCGACCTCGACATGGCCGATGTGAAGCCGTCGCTGGCCGGCCCGAAGCGTCCGCAGGATCGCGTGCTGCTGGAAGGCGTGCAGCAGAGCTTCCTCGACGTGGTCGGCCCGCTCACCGCCAACCGCAAGACCAAGAACGGCGACACCTCGCGCTTCAGCAACGAAGGTGGCGGCACCGCCATCGGCAACGAAGCCAACGGCATTAATGAGGAAGGCGTGCTCGTCCACAAGGATGGCCAGAACTTCCGCATCAACGACGGCTCGGTCGTGATCGCCGCCATCACCTCGTGCACCAACACCTCCAACCCGGCCGTCATGCTCGCTGCCGGCCTGGTGGCGAAGAAGGCGGCCGCCCGCGGCCTCACCTCCAAGCCGTGGGTGAAGCCGTCGCTCGGCCCGGGCTCGCTCGTGGTGACCGATTACCTGAAGAAGACCGGCCTGCTCGAAGAACTCGAGAAGGTGAACTTCTACGTGGTGGGCTACGGCTGCACCACCTGCATCGGCAACTCCGGCCCGCTGCCGGCCGAGATCAGCAAGGGTATCGCCGAGGGCGACCTGGCCGTGGCATCGGTGCTTTCGGGCAACCGCAACTTCGAAGGCCGCGTGCACCCGGAAGTGAAGATGAACTACCTGGCCTCGCCGCCGCTGGTGGTCGCCTACGCCCTGGCCGGTACGCTCAACATCGACCTGACCAAGGATGCGATCGGCACGGGCAGCGATGGCCAGCCGGTGTACCTGAAGGACATCTGGCCGAGCAACCAGGAAATCTCCGACCTCATCGCCGGCGCCATCAGCCCGGAGATGTTCAAGGAGAGCTACGCCGACGTGTTCAAGGGCGACAGCCGCTGGAACCAGATCGCCTCGCCGGATGGCCAGACCTACGCATGGGACGATTCCACCTACATCAAGAACCCGCCCTACTTCGACGGCATGTCCGCTGAAGCCGGCACCATCGAAGACATCCACGGTGCGCGCGCCATGGGCATCTTCGGTGACTCGATCACCACCGACCACATCTCGCCGGCCGGCTCGATCAAGAAGGACAGCCCGGCGGGCCGCTTCCTGATCTCGCGTGGCGTGGAGCCGAAGGACTTCAACTCCTACGGTTCGCGTCGCGGCAACGACGATGTGATGGTGCGTGGCACGTTCGCCAACATCCGCATCAAGAACCTGATGCTCGACGGCGTCGAGGGTGGCTACACCAAGTACATCCCGACCGGCGAGCAGATGGCGATCTACGACGCCGCCATGAAGTACAAGGCCGACGGCACCCCGCTGGTTGTTCTGGGTGGCAAGGAATACGGCACCGGTTCGTCGCGTGACTGGGCGGCCAAGGGCACGCTGCTGCTGGGCGTCAAGGCCGTGATCACCGAGAGCTTCGAGCGCATCCACCGCTCCAACCTGGTCGGCATGGGCGTGCTGCCCTGCCAGTTCCAGGATGGCGAGAACGCGCAGACGCTCGGCCTGAAGGGCGATGAAGTGTTCGATATCACCGGCCTGAACGGCGGCGAATCGAAGACGGCCAACGTCAAGGCCACGCGTCCGGATGGTTCGGTCAAGGAGTTCACCGTGAAGGTGCTGCTGCTGACCCCGAAGGAGCGCGAGTTCTTCCGCCACGGCGGCATCCTGCAGTACGTGCTCCGCCAGCTGGCGAAGGCAGCGTAA
- a CDS encoding LysR family transcriptional regulator, with protein MGANVFDGTQRSMISMALSSVSLRDLALVQAVAREGSFNSAARAMYISASGLSHQVQKVEQALGMPLFERGGRRVVPTSAGQRLLGYIEGVLAAAEHLEHAARAGDVAFGGEFRLGVPSTLGPYLLPHVIEPFPQRFPGARLTISEGKPRGLLRRLGEGELDAVLAPPSATVTGLESTALFFEPYELMLHKGHPLADRTTVALTDLDASDATLMAESHGNGVSDLGMPGAARPERIQDLSIESLATLVALRGGYTLVPILAHERLQSIPNVVLAAVEGARPGRHIALYWRSASPWRDDLLGFAELLRTLAGTIPGLDAAS; from the coding sequence ATGGGCGCAAACGTATTTGATGGCACGCAGCGTTCGATGATTTCGATGGCCCTGTCGTCGGTCTCCCTGCGTGACCTTGCCCTGGTCCAGGCCGTCGCCCGCGAAGGCAGCTTCAATAGCGCCGCCCGGGCCATGTACATCAGCGCCTCGGGCCTTTCCCACCAGGTGCAGAAAGTGGAGCAGGCGCTGGGCATGCCGCTGTTCGAGCGCGGCGGCCGCCGGGTCGTGCCCACCTCGGCCGGTCAGCGTCTGTTGGGTTATATCGAGGGCGTGCTGGCCGCGGCCGAGCACCTGGAGCATGCGGCGCGTGCCGGCGATGTGGCCTTTGGCGGGGAATTTCGCCTGGGCGTGCCGTCCACACTGGGGCCGTATCTGCTGCCGCATGTGATCGAGCCGTTCCCGCAACGGTTCCCCGGGGCGCGGCTGACCATTTCCGAGGGCAAGCCGCGTGGCCTGCTGCGCCGGCTGGGCGAAGGCGAGCTGGATGCCGTGCTGGCCCCGCCCAGTGCCACGGTCACCGGGCTGGAATCCACCGCCCTGTTCTTCGAACCCTACGAGTTGATGCTGCACAAGGGGCACCCGCTGGCCGACCGTACGACCGTGGCGTTGACCGACCTGGATGCCTCCGATGCCACGTTGATGGCCGAGAGCCACGGCAATGGCGTATCCGACCTGGGCATGCCTGGCGCCGCGCGGCCAGAGCGCATCCAGGATCTTTCGATCGAAAGCCTTGCCACGCTGGTGGCGCTGCGTGGCGGTTACACGCTGGTGCCGATCCTGGCCCACGAGCGCCTGCAGTCCATTCCCAATGTGGTGCTTGCGGCGGTGGAGGGCGCACGCCCGGGCCGCCACATCGCGCTCTACTGGCGCAGTGCCTCGCCCTGGCGCGATGACCTGCTGGGCTTCGCCGAGCTGCTACGCACCCTGGCCGGCACGATCCCCGGCCTCGACGCCGCGAGCTGA
- the hflD gene encoding high frequency lysogenization protein HflD, protein MNEERVLALAGVFQGAALAQQLATEGRCDETAYEASLGSVFRIDADSVAGVYGNVAGVRRGLRTLVNQFEEQTRDVAVMRMGVTVLRLERSLSRQKALLNRLHDGIVAAQRQVEHFGLGHPNVAARLAELYATTLSTLKPRVMVTGNPTHLQQKANVDRVRACLLASVRSAVLWHQLGGRQWHMLFQGKQTAMLARGLLTGSTLDNGF, encoded by the coding sequence ATGAACGAAGAGCGCGTCCTGGCCCTGGCCGGCGTTTTCCAGGGTGCCGCCCTGGCCCAGCAGCTGGCGACCGAAGGCCGCTGCGACGAGACGGCGTACGAGGCCAGCCTGGGCAGCGTGTTCCGCATCGATGCGGATTCGGTGGCGGGTGTCTACGGCAATGTCGCTGGCGTGCGCCGTGGCCTGCGCACGCTGGTGAACCAGTTCGAAGAGCAAACCCGCGATGTGGCCGTGATGCGCATGGGCGTGACCGTGCTGCGCCTTGAGCGTTCGCTATCGCGACAGAAAGCCCTGCTGAATCGCCTGCATGATGGCATCGTCGCGGCGCAGCGCCAGGTCGAGCATTTTGGCCTTGGCCACCCCAACGTCGCCGCGCGCCTGGCGGAGCTTTACGCCACCACGCTCTCCACGCTGAAGCCGCGCGTGATGGTCACCGGAAACCCTACCCATCTCCAGCAGAAGGCGAACGTCGATCGCGTTCGTGCGTGCCTGCTCGCGTCGGTGCGCTCGGCGGTGCTGTGGCACCAGCTCGGCGGCCGGCAATGGCACATGCTGTTCCAGGGCAAGCAAACCGCCATGCTGGCCCGCGGCCTGCTCACCGGCTCCACGCTGGATAACGGCTTCTAA
- the mnmA gene encoding tRNA 2-thiouridine(34) synthase MnmA has translation MKVILGVSGGVDSSVAAILLQQAGHDVEGMFMQNWEEDDRSGPCTTDDDRRDAVAVCGRLGIPFHTRNFAGEYWDGVFEHFLAEYAAGRTPNPDVLCNREIKFKTFLEHAQALGAEKIATGHYARVDFYEGRYRLLRAVDAAKDQTYFLHALGQRQLSATLFPVGEIEKPVVREMAREASLPTAAKKDSTGICFIGERDFRAFLAQYLPAKPGVMVDPEGRTVGEHQGVMYYTLGQRNGLGIGGRADAPNEPWYVVGKDVAANTLIVAQGGENRWLQSTRLVATDATWVAGAPPALSFRCTAKTRYRQADQACTVDVNGDAIHVTFDEPQRAVTPGQSVVLYDGDECLGGAVISATDAAYGGLA, from the coding sequence GTGAAAGTCATCCTCGGCGTGTCCGGCGGCGTGGATTCCTCCGTCGCCGCCATCCTCCTGCAGCAGGCCGGCCACGACGTGGAAGGCATGTTCATGCAGAACTGGGAGGAAGACGACCGCTCCGGGCCCTGCACCACCGATGATGACCGCCGCGATGCGGTGGCCGTCTGCGGCCGCCTGGGCATCCCCTTCCACACCCGCAACTTCGCCGGCGAGTACTGGGATGGCGTGTTCGAGCACTTCCTCGCCGAATACGCGGCGGGTCGCACGCCGAACCCGGATGTGCTGTGCAACCGTGAAATCAAGTTCAAGACCTTCCTGGAGCACGCCCAGGCCCTGGGCGCGGAAAAGATCGCGACCGGCCACTACGCGCGCGTAGATTTTTACGAAGGGCGTTACCGCCTGCTCCGCGCCGTGGATGCGGCCAAGGACCAGACGTATTTCCTTCACGCGCTGGGCCAGCGCCAGCTCTCGGCCACGCTGTTCCCGGTCGGCGAGATCGAGAAGCCCGTGGTGCGCGAGATGGCCCGCGAGGCCAGCCTGCCCACGGCGGCCAAGAAGGATTCCACCGGCATCTGCTTCATCGGCGAGCGCGATTTCCGCGCGTTCCTGGCCCAGTACCTGCCCGCGAAGCCGGGCGTGATGGTGGATCCGGAGGGCCGCACCGTCGGCGAGCACCAGGGCGTGATGTATTACACGCTGGGCCAGCGCAACGGCCTGGGCATCGGCGGCCGCGCGGATGCGCCCAACGAGCCCTGGTACGTGGTCGGCAAGGATGTCGCTGCCAACACGCTGATCGTGGCGCAGGGCGGCGAGAACCGCTGGCTGCAATCCACCCGGCTCGTTGCCACCGACGCCACGTGGGTTGCGGGTGCACCGCCCGCCCTGTCGTTCCGCTGTACAGCGAAAACGCGCTACCGCCAGGCCGACCAGGCCTGCACGGTGGATGTGAACGGCGATGCCATCCACGTCACCTTCGATGAACCACAGCGCGCCGTCACCCCCGGCCAGTCCGTTGTGCTGTACGACGGCGACGAATGCCTCGGCGGCGCCGTGATCTCCGCCACCGATGCCGCCTACGGTGGCCTCGCATGA
- a CDS encoding NUDIX hydrolase: MTQTDAAAENVWCPRVTVACVIAEGDRYLIVEEEIFGELAYNQPAGHLDPGESLQAAAVREALEETGHTVELDAFLGVWQWMSHEHGEQVLRFAFSGRSVAHDATRTLDTGIRRTLWLRRDEIEALGPRLRSPLILDTIDAWLDGRRYPLDTVASLLPGSRS; encoded by the coding sequence ATGACCCAGACCGACGCTGCGGCCGAAAACGTGTGGTGCCCCCGTGTGACCGTCGCCTGCGTCATCGCGGAGGGCGATCGCTACCTGATCGTGGAAGAAGAGATCTTCGGCGAGCTGGCCTACAACCAGCCTGCGGGCCACCTGGACCCGGGTGAAAGCCTGCAGGCGGCGGCCGTGCGCGAGGCCCTGGAAGAAACCGGACATACGGTCGAGCTCGATGCCTTCCTTGGCGTGTGGCAGTGGATGAGCCACGAACACGGCGAGCAGGTGCTTCGGTTCGCCTTCAGCGGCCGCTCCGTGGCCCACGATGCCACGCGCACGCTCGATACCGGCATCCGCCGCACGCTTTGGCTGCGCCGTGACGAGATCGAGGCCCTGGGCCCGCGCCTGCGCAGCCCGCTCATTCTCGACACCATCGACGCCTGGCTGGACGGCCGCCGCTACCCGCTGGATACCGTGGCCAGCCTGCTGCCGGGGTCCCGGTCGTGA